A single region of the Labeo rohita strain BAU-BD-2019 chromosome 3, IGBB_LRoh.1.0, whole genome shotgun sequence genome encodes:
- the uts2r5 gene encoding urotensin-2 receptor: MESDDPLGVRSQVNISTAFANISPTITGPDELASASSYDLVVTSILGTILTIMCLVGVIGNVYTLIIMNTSVRVSGSMYVYIVNLALADLLYLSTIPFVVWTYSAKDWYFGDIGCRVLFSLDFVTMHASIFILTIMSTERYLAVVNPLDTFGRSRRYRRAVTCLVWLFSFILALPTMIMIDLKRDVHNGVEKRMCHPTWQMTAYRVYLTILFNTCILAPGLIIGYLYLKLARTYWLSQTSVFPSREMKKCPKQKVLYMIFSIVLTYWACFLPFWLWQLLSIYYYAHGRLSSSTVVYINFVVTCLAYSNSCINPFLYTLLTRNYQEYVRDRQKSIEFKRRLRLSSQRSVSLGTSQQFCNTLTNTHRNGILDTYSKL, encoded by the coding sequence ATGGAATCAGATGATCCACTTGGTGTGAGGAGTCAGGTGAATATCTCGACTGCTTTTGCCAACATCTCACCAACAATAACAGGACCTGACGAGCTTGCTTCCGCGTCTTCATACGATTTAGTAGTAACATCCATACTCGGCACAATTTTGACCATCATGTGTTTGGTAGGAGTAATCGGAAACGTTTACACGCTGATCATCATGAACACCTCTGTGCGCGTAAGTGGATCGATGTATGTCTACATTGTGAACTTGGCTCTGGCGGACCTGCTGTACCTCTCCACCATCCCTTTCGTGGTTTGGACGTATTCTGCAAAGGACTGGTACTTTGGCGACATCGGATGCCGCGTTCTGTTCAGCCTGGATTTCGTGACCATGCATGCGAGCATCTTCATCCTGACCATCATGAGCACGGAGCGCTATCTGGCTGTGGTGAACCCGCTGGACACCTTCGGTCGGTCCCGACGCTACAGGCGCGCAGTCACCTGCCTCGTGTGGCTCTTTTCCTTCATCCTGGCTCTGCCGACCATGATCATGATTGACTTGAAGAGAGACGTGCACAATGGAGTAGAGAAGCGCATGTGCCACCCGACCTGGCAGATGACCGCGTACAGAGTGTATCTGACCATCCTGTTCAACACCTGCATCTTGGCTCCTGGATTAATCATTGGATATCTCTACCTGAAATTAGCCCGGACCTACTGGCTATCGCAAACTTCAGTATTCCCATCCAGAGAAATGAAGAAGTGTCCTAAACAAAAGGTGTTATATATGATCTTCAGTATAGTTCTGACCTATTGGGCGTGTTTCTTACCCTTCTGGTTGTGGCAGTTGCTCAGTATCTATTATTACGCGCACGGACGGCTGTCGAGCAGCACGGTGGTGTACATTAACTTCGTTGTGACTTGTTTGGCGTACAGTAACAGTTGTATCAACCCGTTCTTGTACACTTTATTAACGAGGAATTATCAGGAATATGTGAGGGACAGACAAAAAAGCATAGAGTTTAAGAGGAGGTTAAGACTGTCATCTCAAAGGTCTGTATCGTTGGGGACTAGTCAACAGTTCTGTAATACTTTGACTAATACGCACCGCAACGGCATTTTGGATACCTACAGCAAACTTTGA